In Sporosarcina sp. PTS2304, a genomic segment contains:
- a CDS encoding EamA family transporter, whose protein sequence is MKVWMYPLLIVIGAASYGILSTIIKLAITDGFTASEAVTSQYYTGFLLALLIYVIVHRGVPKFKGSFPVMMAGLFTAITGTVYGKSVEYMPASLAVVLLFQFTWIGMLYECVATRRLPKKSEVVSLLFLFGGTILAAGLIDADISGIPWQGWAWGIAAAFSFAAFVMANQKPVAGMSVVTRLLLMSFYASIVITFLQSPEIVWNGKLGEGLWWYGLILGVFGIVLPIFLFSVGVPKVGAGISSILSAVELPVAIMASMLLLGEHLTGLQFVGIFLVLFGMTLPAMLNRFAWKTKQRLRKDKS, encoded by the coding sequence ATGAAAGTATGGATGTACCCACTCCTCATCGTTATAGGTGCTGCGAGCTATGGTATTTTATCAACTATTATAAAGTTAGCGATTACAGACGGATTTACAGCATCCGAAGCTGTAACGAGTCAATATTATACAGGTTTTCTTTTAGCTCTACTCATTTATGTCATCGTACATCGCGGAGTACCTAAATTTAAGGGCAGCTTTCCTGTAATGATGGCAGGACTATTCACTGCGATTACAGGAACAGTATACGGCAAATCAGTCGAATATATGCCTGCTTCATTAGCAGTTGTCTTACTTTTTCAATTTACTTGGATTGGTATGTTGTATGAGTGTGTAGCGACTCGTCGTTTGCCGAAGAAGTCGGAGGTCGTGTCTTTACTGTTTTTATTTGGCGGCACTATTTTGGCAGCCGGCTTAATCGACGCGGATATTAGTGGGATTCCTTGGCAAGGATGGGCGTGGGGAATAGCGGCAGCATTCAGTTTTGCGGCTTTCGTCATGGCCAATCAAAAGCCGGTAGCGGGCATGAGCGTTGTTACTAGATTATTGCTTATGTCTTTTTATGCTTCTATTGTCATTACATTTTTGCAATCTCCCGAAATCGTCTGGAACGGAAAATTAGGCGAGGGATTATGGTGGTACGGGTTAATTCTCGGAGTGTTCGGCATTGTCCTACCGATTTTCCTGTTTTCTGTAGGAGTTCCAAAAGTAGGGGCGGGGATTTCGTCTATTTTAAGCGCGGTAGAACTTCCTGTAGCGATTATGGCATCGATGCTGTTGCTTGGCGAGCATCTGACTGGATTACAATTCGTTGGTATTTTCTTAGTGTTATTCGGCATGACATTACCTGCGATGCTAAACCGATTTGCATGGAAAACGAAACAACGGTTGAGGAAAGACAAGAGCTAA
- a CDS encoding DUF3243 domain-containing protein — MKNKVESEISKMGEDKKEQILQNFNNFKGFLAEKVEKGENLGLSDEQLAKTTEFIANYLSRHEEPRNREQYLLQELWDSGSKEEQHSLAHMLLKMVRQA; from the coding sequence ATGAAAAACAAAGTAGAATCTGAAATATCAAAAATGGGTGAGGACAAAAAGGAACAAATTTTACAAAACTTCAATAACTTTAAAGGATTTCTTGCGGAAAAAGTAGAAAAAGGTGAAAACCTAGGATTAAGCGATGAACAACTTGCAAAAACAACAGAGTTTATTGCAAATTATTTATCCCGCCATGAGGAACCTCGAAATCGAGAGCAGTATTTATTACAAGAATTATGGGATTCAGGATCCAAAGAAGAACAACATTCACTTGCACATATGTTACTAAAAATGGTTCGTCAAGCATAA
- a CDS encoding general stress protein, translating to MTKKQYVGTFHSIDNVLYKITELEAQGFQKNHMCAVSNVRDDLKILEGDSKIELIGIQDGSIWDHTRRLFNDKDEMLTIFIKMGFDKQEAKNFYNDLKEGGIALFVKPLSDEERADSINPHDSSVRQTDSGESLAGDPNEEVGNPIPNSPRIDTNNL from the coding sequence ATGACGAAAAAACAGTACGTCGGTACATTTCATTCCATTGATAATGTCCTTTATAAAATAACCGAGCTTGAAGCGCAGGGATTTCAAAAAAATCATATGTGTGCGGTATCGAATGTACGAGACGACTTGAAGATATTAGAGGGCGATTCGAAAATTGAATTGATCGGAATCCAAGATGGCTCCATTTGGGATCATACGCGTAGATTATTCAACGACAAAGATGAAATGTTAACGATTTTCATCAAAATGGGGTTTGATAAGCAAGAGGCAAAGAACTTCTATAATGATTTAAAAGAAGGGGGAATTGCATTGTTTGTCAAGCCGTTGTCTGATGAAGAACGGGCAGATTCCATTAATCCTCATGATAGTTCAGTCAGGCAAACAGACAGTGGAGAAAGTTTAGCGGGTGACCCTAACGAGGAAGTAGGCAATCCGATTCCGAATAGTCCACGAATAGATACAAATAATCTGTAA
- a CDS encoding CsbD family protein, which yields MDHKDHGTEDKLKGLGNKIKGSVKDVVGDVTDDTKMQVEGKLDKAKGEVQQKIGKAKEHFSDTEAHDERP from the coding sequence ATGGATCACAAAGATCATGGAACTGAAGATAAATTAAAAGGATTAGGTAATAAAATCAAAGGAAGCGTAAAAGATGTAGTAGGCGATGTAACTGACGATACAAAGATGCAAGTTGAAGGTAAGTTGGACAAAGCAAAAGGTGAAGTTCAACAAAAGATCGGTAAAGCAAAAGAGCATTTCAGTGATACGGAGGCACACGATGAACGCCCATAA
- a CDS encoding MFS transporter codes for MKQQTKSTIRELRYWRIVLGLGLASMLIFASMYAIQPLLPILTTEFNVSVSTASLAMSINTIGLIIGLVILGFYSDRIGRSIFVKTSILLTALLFIPMFLTQSFLMILFLRFLQGFAMAGVLAAALAYINEEIHERVVSVATALYISFNGTGGMLGRFVTGYLAERWSWELSLQLLTLCGVGVFLLLLLALPKSRHFQPSRESVRKDMEGFGFHLKNPNLLIVFGLGIVMQLSFTGMWTFLPFHLTVSPFDLTLDEVSYIYFAYAFGIIGAPLAGSLAAKYSMKTIRLTGVFFLAVGCLLTIPMKLPFVVIGYCIICLGFFSAHSLTAASVSKEATHHKGSASSLYLVSYYVGMAAGSTLTTPLWQYAGWMGLAVFSAIIPLVYVLMIRFRKRRRRMISEVR; via the coding sequence ATGAAACAACAAACTAAATCGACTATTCGCGAATTGCGTTATTGGCGTATCGTCCTCGGGCTTGGGTTGGCTTCTATGCTCATTTTTGCTTCTATGTATGCAATCCAGCCACTTTTACCGATTTTAACAACAGAATTTAATGTCTCTGTCTCGACTGCTAGTTTAGCGATGTCTATTAATACAATTGGATTGATTATCGGTCTCGTCATTTTAGGATTTTACTCTGATCGCATTGGACGTTCAATTTTTGTGAAAACATCCATTTTATTGACGGCCTTATTATTTATCCCTATGTTTTTGACACAGTCTTTTCTGATGATTCTCTTCCTACGTTTTTTACAAGGGTTTGCGATGGCAGGTGTACTAGCTGCTGCTCTTGCTTATATCAACGAAGAGATCCATGAACGTGTGGTAAGCGTAGCGACTGCACTTTATATTTCATTTAATGGAACGGGTGGTATGCTTGGGCGTTTTGTGACAGGTTATTTGGCAGAGCGCTGGTCATGGGAATTGTCTCTGCAACTACTTACACTATGCGGTGTAGGGGTGTTTTTGCTGTTATTACTAGCTTTGCCTAAATCTAGACACTTTCAACCGAGTAGGGAATCAGTGAGAAAAGATATGGAGGGTTTTGGTTTTCATTTGAAAAATCCCAATTTGTTAATCGTGTTTGGGCTAGGAATTGTCATGCAATTAAGTTTCACAGGAATGTGGACATTTTTGCCTTTCCATCTCACCGTTTCTCCTTTTGATTTGACGTTAGACGAAGTGTCTTATATTTACTTTGCTTATGCGTTTGGAATTATCGGTGCACCGCTTGCAGGTTCACTCGCAGCAAAGTATAGTATGAAAACAATTCGTCTGACAGGTGTTTTCTTTCTCGCTGTCGGTTGTTTACTAACAATTCCGATGAAATTACCATTTGTCGTCATCGGCTATTGCATCATCTGCCTTGGGTTTTTCTCGGCTCATTCATTAACTGCGGCTTCTGTCAGCAAAGAGGCAACCCATCATAAAGGCAGTGCATCTAGTTTGTATCTCGTTTCTTACTATGTCGGAATGGCGGCGGGAAGTACGCTGACGACACCTCTCTGGCAATATGCAGGCTGGATGGGTTTAGCTGTATTCTCAGCAATAATTCCGTTAGTCTACGTGCTTATGATCCGTTTCCGCAAAAGAAGGCGACGAATGATTAGTGAGGTGAGATAG
- a CDS encoding DASS family sodium-coupled anion symporter, with amino-acid sequence MLQQTWNRLWSLHDQVKDVFRFFAAPNSSEMVKGGDGGKKIGVQNEGGGRDSRSYSATQLIGLLLGPLLFSLILLFFKPADLSTAGIAILASTVWIAVWWITEAIPIPVASMLPLVLFPLTGGLEMKETASSYGDETIFLFMGGFMIALALEKWNLHRRIALTIISAIGTNMDKIVLGFMVATGFLSMWISNTATAMMMVPIGLAIITQVTIALKEDSSIDTSKENFGFGKALMLGIAYSASLGGIATLIGTPPNTLLAGAVNKIYGIELSFGKWMLFGVPFAWVFILLTWFYLVKIVYKSPVKDLPGGREVIEQEKKLLGRPSIEEILVFIVFSLAAFSWITRSFFLSKFVDGLSDGLIAIVFAMILFIIPSFNKKGDHLLDWNTAVKLPWGILLLFGGGLAIAAGFVSSGLSEWIGTQLIGLKGVPLIVIILIVSTLVIFLTEITSNTATASMMYPIMASLALALGFHPYALMIAAGVAASCAFMLPVATPPNAVVFGSGYLRIPDMAKAGFALNILGVVLVTLCIYFLLPLLWGIDLHTIPEVFKG; translated from the coding sequence ATGTTACAACAAACTTGGAATCGTCTTTGGTCATTACACGATCAAGTAAAAGACGTCTTCCGTTTTTTCGCCGCGCCTAATTCTTCGGAAATGGTCAAGGGCGGTGACGGTGGGAAAAAAATTGGTGTTCAAAATGAAGGAGGGGGTAGGGATTCTCGTAGTTATTCTGCCACACAGCTAATCGGCTTACTACTAGGTCCATTATTGTTTTCCCTTATTTTACTCTTTTTCAAACCTGCTGATTTATCTACAGCGGGTATTGCGATCCTTGCTAGTACGGTGTGGATTGCAGTTTGGTGGATTACAGAGGCTATTCCGATTCCCGTCGCCTCCATGTTGCCGCTCGTTCTCTTTCCACTAACAGGCGGACTCGAAATGAAAGAAACAGCTTCTTCTTATGGTGATGAAACTATTTTCTTATTCATGGGCGGCTTTATGATCGCACTTGCGCTCGAAAAATGGAATCTCCATCGTAGAATTGCTTTAACTATTATTTCGGCAATTGGTACAAATATGGATAAAATTGTATTGGGTTTCATGGTTGCGACCGGATTTCTTTCCATGTGGATTTCGAACACTGCGACCGCTATGATGATGGTGCCTATTGGTCTTGCGATTATTACACAAGTAACCATAGCATTGAAAGAGGATTCATCAATCGATACATCAAAAGAAAATTTTGGGTTCGGTAAAGCATTAATGCTAGGTATCGCTTACTCCGCTTCTTTAGGCGGCATTGCCACGTTGATCGGAACACCTCCAAATACATTGTTAGCAGGAGCCGTTAACAAAATTTATGGCATTGAATTATCATTTGGTAAATGGATGTTGTTCGGTGTACCATTCGCTTGGGTTTTCATACTGTTGACTTGGTTCTACTTAGTAAAAATCGTCTATAAGTCTCCTGTAAAAGATTTGCCAGGAGGACGTGAAGTAATCGAACAAGAAAAGAAATTATTAGGCCGTCCTTCGATTGAAGAAATTCTCGTATTTATCGTCTTTTCTTTAGCAGCTTTTTCATGGATCACGCGATCGTTCTTCTTGTCTAAGTTTGTAGATGGATTAAGTGACGGATTAATCGCTATCGTCTTCGCTATGATTCTATTCATCATTCCTTCTTTCAATAAAAAGGGAGATCATTTGCTGGATTGGAATACAGCAGTTAAGTTACCATGGGGTATTTTACTATTATTTGGTGGTGGACTTGCGATTGCTGCTGGATTCGTCAGCAGTGGACTTTCAGAGTGGATTGGTACTCAACTGATTGGTTTAAAAGGTGTTCCGTTGATCGTCATTATTTTAATCGTTTCCACTCTCGTCATTTTCTTGACTGAAATTACGTCGAATACTGCCACGGCTTCAATGATGTATCCAATTATGGCATCGTTAGCACTTGCGCTAGGTTTCCATCCGTATGCGCTAATGATTGCTGCTGGCGTGGCTGCTTCTTGTGCATTCATGCTGCCCGTTGCAACTCCGCCAAACGCAGTTGTTTTCGGTTCGGGATATTTACGTATTCCCGACATGGCAAAAGCAGGCTTTGCACTCAATATTTTAGGCGTTGTACTCGTAACGCTTTGTATTTACTTCTTACTCCCTCTACTTTGGGGTATTGACTTACATACCATTCCTGAAGTATTTAAAGGGTAA
- a CDS encoding AI-2E family transporter: MTKKVWFQVGVGILLALLITKYFLEVNYIFKPVGIILQTIIMPLIFGGLLYYMTEPIQRLLEKKGMPRWGSIVSVILILVAVLWILIALIGPIVTKQVNNLVENGPALTRQLDQLKNEVINQKDNLPEGLQDSLNSAIESVQSFAVKFGKWFIQFIQSFVQAVVLLLLVPFFFFFMLKDHEKFAPKIYNLFSGQRREWVKKTLSDIDHVLRSYIQGQLLISAILATIILVGYLIIGLEYALLLAILALFMNLIPFIGPWIAVAPALLIAYLQDPKLVIWVGVVTLVAQQTDSNLITPNVMGKTLDIHPLTVITVLLVAGSIAGFLGILVAVPAYAVGKVVVQNIYARRREIRRAATKEV, from the coding sequence GTGACGAAGAAAGTATGGTTCCAAGTGGGAGTCGGCATTTTACTTGCTCTTTTAATTACTAAATATTTCTTGGAAGTAAATTACATCTTTAAGCCAGTCGGTATCATTTTACAGACGATTATTATGCCGTTAATCTTTGGTGGTTTACTGTACTATATGACAGAGCCGATTCAGCGTTTGCTGGAGAAAAAAGGAATGCCTAGATGGGGGAGCATCGTTTCCGTCATTCTCATCTTAGTGGCGGTTCTATGGATTTTAATCGCGCTGATCGGTCCGATTGTTACAAAGCAAGTAAACAATCTAGTCGAAAATGGGCCTGCTCTAACAAGACAGTTAGACCAATTAAAAAATGAGGTAATTAATCAGAAAGATAATTTACCTGAAGGATTACAAGATTCACTGAACTCAGCGATAGAGTCTGTTCAATCGTTTGCGGTAAAGTTTGGTAAATGGTTCATTCAATTTATCCAATCGTTTGTCCAAGCGGTCGTCTTATTACTACTCGTTCCATTTTTCTTCTTCTTTATGTTGAAGGATCACGAAAAGTTTGCACCTAAAATTTATAATTTGTTTTCTGGACAACGTCGTGAATGGGTGAAGAAAACTCTTTCAGATATTGATCACGTGCTACGTTCATATATTCAGGGGCAGTTACTGATTAGTGCTATTCTGGCAACTATTATACTTGTCGGATACCTAATTATTGGCTTAGAATATGCATTGCTGTTGGCGATTCTCGCTTTATTCATGAATCTGATTCCATTTATCGGGCCGTGGATTGCAGTCGCTCCCGCCTTACTCATCGCGTACTTGCAAGATCCAAAGTTAGTCATTTGGGTAGGCGTGGTGACATTAGTTGCGCAACAGACAGATAGTAATTTAATTACGCCGAATGTCATGGGGAAAACACTTGATATTCATCCGCTGACTGTAATCACAGTGCTATTAGTAGCAGGAAGTATTGCGGGATTTTTAGGGATTTTAGTGGCGGTTCCAGCCTATGCGGTAGGAAAAGTTGTCGTGCAAAATATTTATGCCCGACGAAGAGAAATTCGACGTGCTGCTACAAAAGAAGTGTAA
- a CDS encoding ABC transporter permease has protein sequence MKDQQLARDQSFEVEQKEWQRRRRNERGKQLLTIVSPIFLLVLWEILSRAGVLDIRFFPPPSRIVQTFYDMIVSGMMAKHVGVSLYRIFIGFLAGVIPGVMIGLLMGLYSPIRHFIQPIVMALMPIPTLALLPIIIILFGIGDLSKVVTIAGSVFFPVVINTAAGVLNIDKIYLDVANNYQTNRWNFFFTIALPGSLPVMLEGIQMGQAIALLTIVAAEMMGATSGIGYLIWTSYKAFLLPEMYVGLILISFFGYLFSVLLRALQQKLLPWR, from the coding sequence GTGAAAGATCAACAACTAGCTCGTGACCAATCATTTGAAGTAGAACAAAAAGAATGGCAGAGAAGACGGCGGAATGAACGCGGTAAGCAATTATTGACTATTGTGTCGCCGATCTTTCTGTTGGTATTGTGGGAAATACTGTCGAGGGCCGGTGTGCTAGATATTCGGTTTTTCCCTCCTCCAAGCCGAATTGTTCAAACGTTTTATGACATGATCGTCAGTGGTATGATGGCGAAACATGTCGGTGTTTCATTGTACCGAATTTTCATCGGATTTTTAGCAGGTGTCATTCCGGGTGTGATGATCGGGTTGTTAATGGGTTTATATTCGCCGATACGACATTTCATTCAGCCGATTGTTATGGCTCTTATGCCGATTCCGACATTAGCCTTATTGCCGATTATCATTATTTTGTTTGGCATTGGAGATTTGTCGAAAGTCGTGACGATTGCGGGAAGTGTGTTTTTCCCTGTTGTCATCAATACAGCTGCGGGTGTCTTGAACATCGATAAAATTTATTTGGATGTCGCAAATAATTATCAAACGAATCGTTGGAATTTCTTTTTTACAATTGCTCTTCCTGGTTCGTTACCTGTCATGCTAGAAGGAATTCAGATGGGGCAGGCCATTGCACTATTAACTATTGTAGCTGCAGAAATGATGGGGGCCACTTCGGGTATCGGTTATTTGATCTGGACTTCCTATAAAGCCTTTTTATTACCTGAAATGTATGTAGGCCTCATTCTCATCTCCTTTTTCGGCTACTTATTTTCAGTACTATTACGTGCTCTTCAACAGAAGTTATTGCCTTGGAGGTGA
- a CDS encoding ABC transporter ATP-binding protein: MKGRPKIIVDGLMKTFYKKQGSVIALEDISLTIEEGEFVCLVGPSGCGKTTLLRILAGLEQPSVGSFTIETDSEDRPLQSMVFQERGVIPWLTVRENVAYGLKMRKLPKALIEERTNEYLKKTGLERFASLYPKELSGGMKQRVSIARAFANDPEILLMDEPFGALDEQNRFILQEELLTIWAETKKTVLFITHSIDEALLLSDRILLMGAQPGKIIAEITIDHPRPRKIEDSRKDPEMAAIFIEIWQHLQEEVLKSRE, translated from the coding sequence ATGAAAGGGCGACCTAAAATCATAGTAGATGGTCTCATGAAGACTTTTTACAAGAAACAAGGGAGTGTCATCGCCCTAGAAGATATTTCCCTAACGATTGAAGAAGGAGAGTTTGTTTGCCTAGTCGGTCCTAGCGGGTGCGGTAAGACGACCCTTCTTCGGATTTTGGCTGGGCTTGAACAACCGAGTGTAGGAAGTTTTACGATTGAGACAGATTCTGAAGATCGACCGTTGCAGTCGATGGTGTTTCAAGAACGTGGAGTGATTCCGTGGTTGACTGTTCGCGAAAACGTCGCATACGGTTTGAAGATGCGTAAATTACCAAAAGCATTGATTGAAGAACGAACGAATGAATATTTGAAGAAAACAGGGTTGGAACGATTTGCTTCCTTGTATCCTAAAGAGTTATCTGGCGGTATGAAACAACGAGTTAGTATCGCAAGGGCATTTGCCAATGATCCGGAGATTTTGCTAATGGATGAACCGTTTGGCGCACTAGATGAACAAAATCGATTCATCTTACAAGAGGAACTGTTGACTATTTGGGCGGAGACGAAGAAGACGGTTTTATTCATTACACATAGTATCGATGAAGCGTTGCTATTAAGTGATCGCATTTTGTTGATGGGTGCGCAGCCTGGAAAGATTATAGCTGAAATTACGATAGACCATCCGCGACCACGAAAGATTGAGGATAGTAGAAAAGATCCCGAAATGGCAGCGATTTTCATTGAGATATGGCAACACTTACAAGAGGAAGTTTTGAAGTCAAGAGAGTAA
- a CDS encoding ABC transporter substrate-binding protein, with translation MMLAAVLVIGACSPKETVQPVTDDGTQPSGDLAPLEKRAKIYIAEDGAASGAGFYIAKEKGYFEDYNITVDFADFANSDDMLPALAAGEVDIAGGVSTASFFNAIAQGIDVRIIADKGHNMPEKSYFSFVIGNHMIDVIKDYSDFKGKKIAVSSRNSIDGYIYEEMLKHAGLTEDDVEYVHIADFGAMLGAIDSGTIDAALNIEPLIAQGIHNKFHVRFGDTTDYAPESQIAMVLASPKFMANEELSIRFMAAYLKGVRDYNDAFFKGKGKKEVVDIMVKHTSLKDPDLWDRVFVTGLDPNGKMFVDDIKKQYETYKANGAIRGEIDFDKSVDPTLVERAIKEIGLYEE, from the coding sequence ATGATGCTCGCAGCTGTATTAGTCATTGGTGCTTGTTCTCCGAAGGAAACCGTACAACCTGTAACGGATGATGGAACACAACCGTCTGGAGATTTGGCACCGCTTGAAAAACGAGCGAAAATATACATCGCGGAAGATGGTGCGGCATCGGGTGCTGGATTTTATATTGCTAAGGAAAAAGGCTATTTTGAAGACTACAACATTACAGTAGATTTTGCAGACTTTGCGAATAGTGATGATATGTTGCCGGCATTAGCGGCAGGAGAAGTCGATATCGCTGGCGGTGTCTCCACAGCTTCCTTTTTTAACGCGATTGCACAAGGAATCGATGTGCGAATTATTGCTGATAAAGGCCATAATATGCCAGAGAAATCGTATTTTAGTTTCGTCATCGGCAATCATATGATCGATGTAATCAAAGACTATAGTGATTTCAAAGGTAAGAAAATTGCAGTCTCTTCCCGAAATTCGATTGACGGTTATATTTACGAAGAGATGCTAAAGCATGCGGGCTTGACAGAAGACGATGTAGAATATGTTCACATCGCAGACTTTGGAGCGATGCTTGGGGCGATTGATTCGGGAACTATTGATGCGGCACTCAATATTGAACCGTTAATCGCACAAGGAATTCACAATAAGTTCCATGTTCGGTTTGGGGATACGACTGATTATGCACCTGAATCACAGATTGCGATGGTATTGGCTTCGCCTAAATTCATGGCCAATGAAGAGCTGTCGATCCGTTTTATGGCTGCCTATTTAAAAGGAGTACGTGATTATAACGATGCCTTCTTTAAAGGTAAAGGAAAGAAAGAAGTTGTCGATATTATGGTGAAGCATACTTCTCTTAAAGATCCTGACTTATGGGATAGGGTGTTTGTCACAGGACTGGATCCGAACGGTAAAATGTTCGTTGATGATATAAAGAAGCAATACGAAACGTACAAAGCGAACGGTGCGATTCGTGGGGAAATTGATTTTGATAAGTCCGTAGATCCAACGCTTGTCGAACGAGCGATTAAAGAGATTGGGTTGTATGAGGAATGA
- a CDS encoding DMT family transporter, translated as MKKYIGEIGLVITAVIWGSGFVMSAIALDHYTPYQILAVRFTIGAVMLSIVFHKRLRQMDKSVLWKGALLGLLLYMAFALQTVGLQFTTPSKNAFLTGVNVVIVPFIALILYKRRLDTFELFGAVLALIGVAVLSLQWSAGINIGDVLTLGCAVMFAFHIFYTARFVRTEDAVLLTLLQMAVAAVVGCVTVILLGETSFSIDTTGVSSLLYLAVFSTTIAFLMQTIGQKYVSETKAAIILSTESVWGMIFSVALAYELLTFRMFLGALLIFIAIVLSEVKPQIMKKRMIRQVKERNV; from the coding sequence GTGAAGAAATATATAGGTGAAATAGGGTTAGTAATTACTGCGGTTATTTGGGGAAGCGGGTTTGTGATGAGTGCCATCGCGCTCGATCACTATACTCCCTATCAAATTTTAGCCGTGCGATTTACGATTGGAGCGGTCATGCTCAGCATCGTATTCCATAAACGCTTGCGTCAGATGGACAAGTCTGTCTTATGGAAAGGTGCACTGCTCGGCTTGTTGTTGTACATGGCTTTTGCACTGCAAACGGTCGGTCTGCAATTTACAACGCCTTCAAAAAATGCATTTTTAACAGGTGTAAATGTAGTCATAGTTCCGTTCATCGCCCTCATATTATATAAAAGAAGACTTGATACATTTGAATTATTTGGTGCCGTGTTAGCGCTCATTGGTGTAGCGGTTCTTTCTCTGCAATGGTCTGCTGGTATTAATATTGGCGATGTACTGACACTCGGTTGTGCAGTCATGTTTGCATTTCATATTTTTTACACAGCGCGATTTGTTCGAACGGAAGATGCGGTATTATTAACATTGCTACAGATGGCCGTGGCTGCGGTGGTTGGCTGTGTCACTGTGATTTTATTGGGAGAAACATCTTTTTCGATAGATACGACTGGTGTTAGTTCCTTACTGTATTTGGCTGTTTTCTCAACGACGATCGCCTTTTTGATGCAAACGATAGGGCAAAAATATGTATCTGAAACGAAAGCAGCGATTATTTTGTCGACAGAGTCTGTATGGGGCATGATATTTTCCGTTGCGCTCGCCTATGAACTGCTAACGTTTCGTATGTTTTTGGGCGCGTTACTCATATTTATCGCGATTGTATTATCTGAAGTGAAACCGCAAATAATGAAAAAACGAATGATACGACAAGTGAAAGAACGAAACGTCTAA
- a CDS encoding multidrug resistance efflux transporter family protein, with the protein MKAIGIGILSALFFAVTFVLNRSMELEGGSWLWSASLRYFFMVPFLVAIVALRGGLGGMKREMTASPLPFFGWSFVAFVLFYGPLTFAAGYSPGWLVAGTFQMTIVAGVLLAPFFTFQVLNKTGELQTIRHRIPIASLLISLIILAGVVLIQIPHASSIPLKSILLGTLPLVVAAFSYPLGNRKMMNLLNGRLDMFQRVLAMTLMTIPVWLLMAIYAWATVGPPSMSQVIQSLLIAISSGVIATSLFFMATDMVRQDQGKLAAVEATQSIELIFAMIGEMILLSLPLPSTVSLIGVLVIIGGMSLHSYQTALAAKR; encoded by the coding sequence ATGAAAGCTATTGGAATTGGTATTTTGTCTGCACTCTTTTTTGCGGTTACCTTCGTTCTAAATAGATCGATGGAGCTAGAAGGTGGAAGCTGGTTGTGGAGTGCTTCGTTACGCTACTTCTTCATGGTGCCATTTCTTGTGGCGATTGTGGCTTTACGTGGCGGATTGGGCGGAATGAAGAGGGAAATGACCGCTTCCCCCCTTCCCTTCTTCGGCTGGAGCTTTGTAGCATTCGTTCTATTTTATGGACCGTTGACGTTCGCTGCGGGGTATAGTCCAGGCTGGTTAGTGGCGGGAACATTTCAAATGACTATTGTGGCAGGTGTATTGCTAGCACCCTTCTTCACATTTCAAGTATTAAACAAAACGGGAGAATTGCAGACTATTCGGCATCGTATTCCTATCGCCTCCCTACTGATTTCATTGATTATTTTAGCAGGCGTCGTCTTAATTCAAATCCCACATGCCAGCAGTATTCCATTGAAATCTATTTTGCTGGGAACATTGCCTCTAGTAGTTGCAGCTTTCTCTTATCCATTAGGTAATCGCAAGATGATGAACTTGCTTAATGGACGGTTGGATATGTTCCAACGTGTTTTGGCCATGACTCTCATGACGATTCCCGTTTGGTTACTGATGGCTATTTATGCATGGGCGACAGTAGGTCCTCCTTCTATGAGTCAAGTTATTCAATCTTTGTTAATCGCTATTAGTTCAGGCGTCATTGCAACTTCTCTCTTTTTCATGGCAACCGACATGGTGCGACAGGATCAGGGGAAATTAGCTGCAGTAGAAGCTACACAATCTATTGAGTTAATCTTTGCGATGATCGGGGAAATGATCTTACTCAGTCTTCCTTTACCTAGCACGGTTTCATTGATTGGTGTGTTAGTCATTATTGGCGGGATGTCATTGCATAGTTACCAAACAGCTTTGGCTGCTAAACGATAA